TTCGCCGACGACGCGCTCTCGGAAGACAAATTGGTACCCGAGGGGATCGAGGGCAGGGTGCCGTTCCGCGGTCCGCTGTCGTCGGTGATCCACCAGTTGACCGGCGGCCTGCGCGCGGCGATGGGTTACACGGGATCGCCCACCATCGAGGTGCTGCAGCAGGCGCAGTTCGTCCGGATCACGTCCGCCGGCCTCAAAGAGAGCCACCCCCACGACGTCGCCATGACCGTGGAAGCGCCCAACTACTACGCGCGTTGACAGTGACCATGGTCGAGATTGGCATGGGCCGCACCGCCCGTCGCACCTATGAACTCAGCGAGATCAACATCGTGCCGTCGCGGCGCACCCGCTCGTCGAAGGACGTTTCCACCGCGTGGCAGCTGGATGCCTACCGGTTCGAGATCCCGGTGGTGGCACACCCGACCGATGCCCTGGTGTCGCCGGAGTTCGCGATCGAGCTCGGCCGGCTCGGCGGGTTGGCCGTGCTCAACGGCGAGGGGCTGATCGGCCGGCATCCCGATGTTGAGGCCAAGATCGCTCAACTCGTCGAGGCCGCCAGCAAGGAGCCCGAACCGTCCGCGGCGATCCGGCTGCTGCAGGAATTGCACGCGGCGCCGCTGAACCCCGAGCTGCTGGGCACGGCCGTGACCCGCATCCGTGAAGCCGGCGTGACCACCGCGGTGCGGGTCAGCCCGCAAAATGCCCAGGCGCTGACACCGGTGCTGTTGGCGGCCGGCATCGACCTGCTGATCATCCAGGGCACGATCGTCTCCGCCGAGCGGGTGGCCAGCGATGGCGAGCCGCTCAACCTGAAGACCTTCATCTCCGAGCTCGACGTTCCGGTGGTCGCCGGCGGTGTTCTCGACCACCGCACGGCGCTGCATCTGATGCGCACCGGCGCCGCCGGGGTCATCGTCGGGTACGGCTCGACCCAGGGGGTCACCACCACCGACGAGGTGCTGGGCATCAGCGTGCCGATGGCCACCGCGATCGCCGACGCCGCCGCCGCTCGGCGCGAGTACCTCGACGAGACGGGCGGCCGCTACGTGCATGTATTGGCCGATGGCGACATCCACACCTCCGGCGAGCTGGCCAAGGCCATCGCCTGCGGCGCCGACGCGGTGGTGCTGGGCACGCCGCTGGCCGAAAGCGCCGAGGCGCTCGGTGGAGGGTGGTTCTGGCCCGCCGCGGCAGCGCATCCGTCGTTGCCGCGCGGGGCGTTGCTCCAGATCGCCGTTGGCGAGCGGCCGCCGCTGGAACGGGTCCTGGGCGGGCCGTCCGACGATCCGTTCGGTGCCCTGAATCTGGTCGGTGGGCTGCGCCGATCAATGGCCAAGGCCGGCTATTGCGACCTCAAGGAGTTCCAGAAGGTCGGTCTGACAGTCGGGGGCTAGAGGCCGCCGATGGCCCCGTGGTTGGACGGTGGGGCGATTGCCGTCCGGCAGGAACAGCCTCGGCAGACTTAGGGATGGCTGACCTACCGGCCGGATGTAAAGAAGGTCATACTGCAGCGATGAAGCCGGATTATGACGTCCTGATTATTGGATCGGGATTTGGGGGCAGTGTCACCGCACTGCGCCTGACGGAAAAGGGTTACCGGGTCGGTGTGGTGGAGGCCGGCCGCCGCTTTACCGACGAGGAGTTCGCCGAGACGTCCTGGAATTTGCGCAAGTTCCTGTGGGCACCCAGGCTGGGCTGCTACGGCATCCAACGCATTCACCCGCTGCGCAGCGTGGTGATCCTGGCCGGCGCGGGCGTGGGCGGCGGTTCGTTGAACTACGCCAACACGTTGTACGTACCGCCGGAGCCGTTCTTCGCCGACCAGCAGTGGCGACACATCACCGACTGGCGCAGCGAGCTGACACCGCACTACCAGCAGGCGCAGCGAATGCTGGGCGTGGTGCAAAACCCGACCTTCACCGACGCCGACCGCATCGTGAAGGAGGTCGCCGACGAGATGGGCTTTGGGGACACGTGGGTGCCGACTCCGGTCGGGGTGTTCTTCGGCCCCGACGGGACCAAGACACCCGGCAAGACTGTGCCCGACCCGTATTTCGGCGGCGCAGGCCCGGCGCGCACCGGCTGCCTGGAATGCGGCTGCTGTATGACGGGCTGTCGCCACGGCGCCAAGAACACGCTGGTGAAGAACTATCTTGGCCTCGCGGAATCGGCCGGCGCACAAGTCATTGCGATGACGACGGTGAAGGGATTCGAGCAGCGGTCCGACGGGTTGTGGGAGGTCCGCACCGTTCGCACCGGCAGTTGGCTGCGCCGGGACCGGCGCACCTTCACCGCTACCCACCTGGTGCTGGCCGCGGGCACCTGGGGCACCCAGCATCTGTTGTTCAGGATGCGGGATAAGGGCGTGCTCCCTCGCCTGTCGAAGCGCCTGGGCGTGCTGACCAGGACCAACTCCGAGTCGATAGTCGGGGCCGGCACGTTGCAGGTCAATCCGGACCTGGATCTGACCCACGGCGTGGCGATCACGTCGTCGATTCACCCGACGGCGGATACCCACATCGAACCGGTCCGGTATGGCAAGGGCTCCAACGCGATGGGGTTGCTACAGACCTTGATGACCGACGGTTCCGGTCCAGAGGGGACCGATGTCCCGCGGTGGAAGCAGTTGCTGCAGACCGCCGGTCAGGATCCGCGCGGCATCATCCGGATGATCAATCCCCGGCAATGGAGTGAGCGCACGGTGATTGCTCTGGTCATGCAGCACCTGGACAACTCGATCACCACGTTCACCAAACGCGGAAGGCTGGGCATCCGCTGGTACTCCAGCAAGCAGGGCCACGGCGCGCCGAACCCGACGTGGATCCCGATCGGCAACCAGGTCACCCGCCGCATCGCCGCCAAGATCGACGGCGTGGCCGGCGGCACCTGGGGAGAGCTGTTCAACATCCCGATCACCGCGCACTTCCTCGGCGGTGCGGTGATCGGCGACAACCCCGACCACGGGGTGATCGACCCGTATCACCGGGTCTACGGCTACCCGACGCTGCACGTGGTGGACGGCGCCGCGATCTCGGCGAACCTGGGCGTCAACCCGTCGCTGTCCATCGCCGCGCAGGCCGAGCGGGCAGCCTCGCTGTGGCCGAACAAGGAGCAGGACGATCGGCGGCCGCCCCAGGGCGAGGCATACCGTCGGCTGGACCCGATCGAGCCGGAGCACCCGGTGGTACCCGCCGACGCTCCGGGCGCGCTGCGGTGGCTGCCGATCGATCCGGTGAGCACCGCCGGCTGAGGCCCGATCAGCGCGCGTGGTTAGCTGGCCCGTCCCGCGCGGGTACCAATCAGCGAAGGGTGGTCCAAGTCAGGTACGGTGGGCGAACGCTCGCGGCAGCTATTTCCATTCGGCTGCAT
The nucleotide sequence above comes from Mycobacterium decipiens. Encoded proteins:
- a CDS encoding GuaB3 family IMP dehydrogenase-related protein, encoding MVEIGMGRTARRTYELSEINIVPSRRTRSSKDVSTAWQLDAYRFEIPVVAHPTDALVSPEFAIELGRLGGLAVLNGEGLIGRHPDVEAKIAQLVEAASKEPEPSAAIRLLQELHAAPLNPELLGTAVTRIREAGVTTAVRVSPQNAQALTPVLLAAGIDLLIIQGTIVSAERVASDGEPLNLKTFISELDVPVVAGGVLDHRTALHLMRTGAAGVIVGYGSTQGVTTTDEVLGISVPMATAIADAAAARREYLDETGGRYVHVLADGDIHTSGELAKAIACGADAVVLGTPLAESAEALGGGWFWPAAAAHPSLPRGALLQIAVGERPPLERVLGGPSDDPFGALNLVGGLRRSMAKAGYCDLKEFQKVGLTVGG
- a CDS encoding GMC oxidoreductase, yielding MKPDYDVLIIGSGFGGSVTALRLTEKGYRVGVVEAGRRFTDEEFAETSWNLRKFLWAPRLGCYGIQRIHPLRSVVILAGAGVGGGSLNYANTLYVPPEPFFADQQWRHITDWRSELTPHYQQAQRMLGVVQNPTFTDADRIVKEVADEMGFGDTWVPTPVGVFFGPDGTKTPGKTVPDPYFGGAGPARTGCLECGCCMTGCRHGAKNTLVKNYLGLAESAGAQVIAMTTVKGFEQRSDGLWEVRTVRTGSWLRRDRRTFTATHLVLAAGTWGTQHLLFRMRDKGVLPRLSKRLGVLTRTNSESIVGAGTLQVNPDLDLTHGVAITSSIHPTADTHIEPVRYGKGSNAMGLLQTLMTDGSGPEGTDVPRWKQLLQTAGQDPRGIIRMINPRQWSERTVIALVMQHLDNSITTFTKRGRLGIRWYSSKQGHGAPNPTWIPIGNQVTRRIAAKIDGVAGGTWGELFNIPITAHFLGGAVIGDNPDHGVIDPYHRVYGYPTLHVVDGAAISANLGVNPSLSIAAQAERAASLWPNKEQDDRRPPQGEAYRRLDPIEPEHPVVPADAPGALRWLPIDPVSTAG